A single Pogoniulus pusillus isolate bPogPus1 chromosome 27, bPogPus1.pri, whole genome shotgun sequence DNA region contains:
- the RSKR gene encoding ribosomal protein S6 kinase-related protein isoform X2, which translates to MGATSSGPGPAPDPGRAVGSWVRALLGRAGSVPGSGLALAPRSSTEEPPLPGWPLPQLVSLFLPEFPVRPSARQPQLKILGFVAKGSFGTILKVLDCRQEKVCAVKVVPKVEVLRRDTLKQCKEEVSIQRQVRHPFVHGLGDSWQGQSHLFIMCTYCSTGDLYALWRTAGSFTEATVRLFAAELVLVLVYLHDLGIMHRDVKMENILLDERGHLKLTDFGLSRHLQWGERAHTICGTLQYMAPEVLSGGPYSHAADWWSLGVLLFALASGEFPVAPAEDHTAMLERVKASSYESPPTFSPALARLLAELLCHNPLRRLRYLHHFQGHPFFRGVAFDADLLQKDPVAVAVASRPSEQPPPDPAAFADFDCDLEASPGRPWPG; encoded by the exons ATGGGAGCAACGAGCAgcggccccggcccggccccagATCCG GGCCGCGCCGTGGGTTCGTGGGTGCGGGCGCTGCTGGGCCGGGCCGGGTCGGTACCGGGGTCGGGGCTCGCCTTGGCCCCGCGGAGCTCCACCGAAGAGCCGCCGTTGCCTGGGTGGCCGCTGCCGCAGCTCGTCTCGCTTTTCCTGCCGGAGTTCCCGGTCCGCCCCTCGGCCCGACAGCCGCAGCTCAAG ATACTGGGTTTTGTGGCCAAAGGCTCCTTTGGGACCATCCTCAAAGTGCTGGACTGCAGGCAGGAGAAAGTCTGCGCTGTGAAG GTCGTGCCTAAAGTAGAGGTGCTGCGCCGTGACACCCTCAAGCAGTGCAAGGAAGAAGTCAGCATCCAG AGGCAGGTCAGGCATCCATTTGTCCATGGGCTGGGGGACAGCTGGCAGGGCCAGAGCCACCTCTTCATCA tgtgcacctACTGCAGCACCGGAGACCTGTACGCACTGTGGCGTACTGCTGGGAGCTTCACCGAGGCCACTGTCCGCCTGTTTGCTGCTGAGCTCGTGCTGGTGCTAG TGTACCTCCATGACCTGGGCATCATGCACAGAGATGTGAAG ATGGAGAACATCCTCCTGGATGAGAGAG GGCACCTTAAGCTCACCGACTTTGGCCTCTCACGGCATCTGCAGTGGGGTGAGCGAGCCCACACTATCTGTGGCACCCTACAGTACATGG CCCCGGAGGTGCTGAGTGGGGGCCCCTACAGCCATGCAGCTGACTGGTGGTCCCTGGGAGTCCTGCTCTTTGCCCTGGCCAGTGGGGAG TTTCCCGTGGCACCAGCAGAAGACCACACGGCCATGTTGGAGCGTGTCAAAGCAAGCAGCTATGAGAGCCCACCCACGTTCAGTCCTGCCTTGGCCCGGCTGCTTGCCGAG CTGTTGTGCCACAACCCCCTGCGCCGCCTGCGCTacctccaccacttccaggGCCACCCTTTCTTCCGTGGGGTAGCCTTCGACGCCGACCTGCTGCAGAAAGACCCCGTAGCGGTGGCAGTGGCCTCACGCCCCTCCGAGCAGCCCCCACCGGACCCTGCCGCCTTCGCTGACTTCGACTGCGACCTCGAGGCCTCGCCGGGCCGGCCGTGGCCTGGCTGA
- the RSKR gene encoding ribosomal protein S6 kinase-related protein isoform X1 yields MGATSSGPGPAPDPVRSPQGRAVGSWVRALLGRAGSVPGSGLALAPRSSTEEPPLPGWPLPQLVSLFLPEFPVRPSARQPQLKILGFVAKGSFGTILKVLDCRQEKVCAVKVVPKVEVLRRDTLKQCKEEVSIQRQVRHPFVHGLGDSWQGQSHLFIMCTYCSTGDLYALWRTAGSFTEATVRLFAAELVLVLVYLHDLGIMHRDVKMENILLDERGHLKLTDFGLSRHLQWGERAHTICGTLQYMAPEVLSGGPYSHAADWWSLGVLLFALASGEFPVAPAEDHTAMLERVKASSYESPPTFSPALARLLAELLCHNPLRRLRYLHHFQGHPFFRGVAFDADLLQKDPVAVAVASRPSEQPPPDPAAFADFDCDLEASPGRPWPG; encoded by the exons ATGGGAGCAACGAGCAgcggccccggcccggccccagATCCGGTGCGTTCCCCCCAG GGCCGCGCCGTGGGTTCGTGGGTGCGGGCGCTGCTGGGCCGGGCCGGGTCGGTACCGGGGTCGGGGCTCGCCTTGGCCCCGCGGAGCTCCACCGAAGAGCCGCCGTTGCCTGGGTGGCCGCTGCCGCAGCTCGTCTCGCTTTTCCTGCCGGAGTTCCCGGTCCGCCCCTCGGCCCGACAGCCGCAGCTCAAG ATACTGGGTTTTGTGGCCAAAGGCTCCTTTGGGACCATCCTCAAAGTGCTGGACTGCAGGCAGGAGAAAGTCTGCGCTGTGAAG GTCGTGCCTAAAGTAGAGGTGCTGCGCCGTGACACCCTCAAGCAGTGCAAGGAAGAAGTCAGCATCCAG AGGCAGGTCAGGCATCCATTTGTCCATGGGCTGGGGGACAGCTGGCAGGGCCAGAGCCACCTCTTCATCA tgtgcacctACTGCAGCACCGGAGACCTGTACGCACTGTGGCGTACTGCTGGGAGCTTCACCGAGGCCACTGTCCGCCTGTTTGCTGCTGAGCTCGTGCTGGTGCTAG TGTACCTCCATGACCTGGGCATCATGCACAGAGATGTGAAG ATGGAGAACATCCTCCTGGATGAGAGAG GGCACCTTAAGCTCACCGACTTTGGCCTCTCACGGCATCTGCAGTGGGGTGAGCGAGCCCACACTATCTGTGGCACCCTACAGTACATGG CCCCGGAGGTGCTGAGTGGGGGCCCCTACAGCCATGCAGCTGACTGGTGGTCCCTGGGAGTCCTGCTCTTTGCCCTGGCCAGTGGGGAG TTTCCCGTGGCACCAGCAGAAGACCACACGGCCATGTTGGAGCGTGTCAAAGCAAGCAGCTATGAGAGCCCACCCACGTTCAGTCCTGCCTTGGCCCGGCTGCTTGCCGAG CTGTTGTGCCACAACCCCCTGCGCCGCCTGCGCTacctccaccacttccaggGCCACCCTTTCTTCCGTGGGGTAGCCTTCGACGCCGACCTGCTGCAGAAAGACCCCGTAGCGGTGGCAGTGGCCTCACGCCCCTCCGAGCAGCCCCCACCGGACCCTGCCGCCTTCGCTGACTTCGACTGCGACCTCGAGGCCTCGCCGGGCCGGCCGTGGCCTGGCTGA
- the RSKR gene encoding ribosomal protein S6 kinase-related protein isoform X3 yields the protein MGATSSGPGPAPDPVRSPQGRAVGSWVRALLGRAGSVPGSGLALAPRSSTEEPPLPGWPLPQLVSLFLPEFPVRPSARQPQLKILGFVAKGSFGTILKVLDCRQEKVCAVKRQVRHPFVHGLGDSWQGQSHLFIMCTYCSTGDLYALWRTAGSFTEATVRLFAAELVLVLVYLHDLGIMHRDVKMENILLDERGHLKLTDFGLSRHLQWGERAHTICGTLQYMAPEVLSGGPYSHAADWWSLGVLLFALASGEFPVAPAEDHTAMLERVKASSYESPPTFSPALARLLAELLCHNPLRRLRYLHHFQGHPFFRGVAFDADLLQKDPVAVAVASRPSEQPPPDPAAFADFDCDLEASPGRPWPG from the exons ATGGGAGCAACGAGCAgcggccccggcccggccccagATCCGGTGCGTTCCCCCCAG GGCCGCGCCGTGGGTTCGTGGGTGCGGGCGCTGCTGGGCCGGGCCGGGTCGGTACCGGGGTCGGGGCTCGCCTTGGCCCCGCGGAGCTCCACCGAAGAGCCGCCGTTGCCTGGGTGGCCGCTGCCGCAGCTCGTCTCGCTTTTCCTGCCGGAGTTCCCGGTCCGCCCCTCGGCCCGACAGCCGCAGCTCAAG ATACTGGGTTTTGTGGCCAAAGGCTCCTTTGGGACCATCCTCAAAGTGCTGGACTGCAGGCAGGAGAAAGTCTGCGCTGTGAAG AGGCAGGTCAGGCATCCATTTGTCCATGGGCTGGGGGACAGCTGGCAGGGCCAGAGCCACCTCTTCATCA tgtgcacctACTGCAGCACCGGAGACCTGTACGCACTGTGGCGTACTGCTGGGAGCTTCACCGAGGCCACTGTCCGCCTGTTTGCTGCTGAGCTCGTGCTGGTGCTAG TGTACCTCCATGACCTGGGCATCATGCACAGAGATGTGAAG ATGGAGAACATCCTCCTGGATGAGAGAG GGCACCTTAAGCTCACCGACTTTGGCCTCTCACGGCATCTGCAGTGGGGTGAGCGAGCCCACACTATCTGTGGCACCCTACAGTACATGG CCCCGGAGGTGCTGAGTGGGGGCCCCTACAGCCATGCAGCTGACTGGTGGTCCCTGGGAGTCCTGCTCTTTGCCCTGGCCAGTGGGGAG TTTCCCGTGGCACCAGCAGAAGACCACACGGCCATGTTGGAGCGTGTCAAAGCAAGCAGCTATGAGAGCCCACCCACGTTCAGTCCTGCCTTGGCCCGGCTGCTTGCCGAG CTGTTGTGCCACAACCCCCTGCGCCGCCTGCGCTacctccaccacttccaggGCCACCCTTTCTTCCGTGGGGTAGCCTTCGACGCCGACCTGCTGCAGAAAGACCCCGTAGCGGTGGCAGTGGCCTCACGCCCCTCCGAGCAGCCCCCACCGGACCCTGCCGCCTTCGCTGACTTCGACTGCGACCTCGAGGCCTCGCCGGGCCGGCCGTGGCCTGGCTGA
- the RSKR gene encoding ribosomal protein S6 kinase-related protein isoform X4, translating to MGATSSGPGPAPDPVRSPQGRAVGSWVRALLGRAGSVPGSGLALAPRSSTEEPPLPGWPLPQLVSLFLPEFPVRPSARQPQLKILGFVAKGSFGTILKVLDCRQEKVCAVKVVPKVEVLRRDTLKQCKEEVSIQRQVRHPFVHGLGDSWQGQSHLFIMCTYCSTGDLYALWRTAGSFTEATVRLFAAELVLVLVYLHDLGIMHRDVKMENILLDERAPEVLSGGPYSHAADWWSLGVLLFALASGEFPVAPAEDHTAMLERVKASSYESPPTFSPALARLLAELLCHNPLRRLRYLHHFQGHPFFRGVAFDADLLQKDPVAVAVASRPSEQPPPDPAAFADFDCDLEASPGRPWPG from the exons ATGGGAGCAACGAGCAgcggccccggcccggccccagATCCGGTGCGTTCCCCCCAG GGCCGCGCCGTGGGTTCGTGGGTGCGGGCGCTGCTGGGCCGGGCCGGGTCGGTACCGGGGTCGGGGCTCGCCTTGGCCCCGCGGAGCTCCACCGAAGAGCCGCCGTTGCCTGGGTGGCCGCTGCCGCAGCTCGTCTCGCTTTTCCTGCCGGAGTTCCCGGTCCGCCCCTCGGCCCGACAGCCGCAGCTCAAG ATACTGGGTTTTGTGGCCAAAGGCTCCTTTGGGACCATCCTCAAAGTGCTGGACTGCAGGCAGGAGAAAGTCTGCGCTGTGAAG GTCGTGCCTAAAGTAGAGGTGCTGCGCCGTGACACCCTCAAGCAGTGCAAGGAAGAAGTCAGCATCCAG AGGCAGGTCAGGCATCCATTTGTCCATGGGCTGGGGGACAGCTGGCAGGGCCAGAGCCACCTCTTCATCA tgtgcacctACTGCAGCACCGGAGACCTGTACGCACTGTGGCGTACTGCTGGGAGCTTCACCGAGGCCACTGTCCGCCTGTTTGCTGCTGAGCTCGTGCTGGTGCTAG TGTACCTCCATGACCTGGGCATCATGCACAGAGATGTGAAG ATGGAGAACATCCTCCTGGATGAGAGAG CCCCGGAGGTGCTGAGTGGGGGCCCCTACAGCCATGCAGCTGACTGGTGGTCCCTGGGAGTCCTGCTCTTTGCCCTGGCCAGTGGGGAG TTTCCCGTGGCACCAGCAGAAGACCACACGGCCATGTTGGAGCGTGTCAAAGCAAGCAGCTATGAGAGCCCACCCACGTTCAGTCCTGCCTTGGCCCGGCTGCTTGCCGAG CTGTTGTGCCACAACCCCCTGCGCCGCCTGCGCTacctccaccacttccaggGCCACCCTTTCTTCCGTGGGGTAGCCTTCGACGCCGACCTGCTGCAGAAAGACCCCGTAGCGGTGGCAGTGGCCTCACGCCCCTCCGAGCAGCCCCCACCGGACCCTGCCGCCTTCGCTGACTTCGACTGCGACCTCGAGGCCTCGCCGGGCCGGCCGTGGCCTGGCTGA